Proteins co-encoded in one Salvelinus sp. IW2-2015 linkage group LG17, ASM291031v2, whole genome shotgun sequence genomic window:
- the emilin3a gene encoding EMILIN-3 — protein MHIVVALHPILLLSVTLSLADAKSYRPHQSNLYKAGPNPHHLVHGKPTSRHKNHCAYVVEKTMSFTMQNGVTPYVKAEYNKCAWGQKCSTLMYRLMYKPVYKVAHKTLTELEWRCCPGYSGYGCMEGPPAYNHPIKAMPPFKGSPFKGPPIKGNPWSQTKGPPPMKSYPMLAKDPPMKGPPPMKSYPMKAKGPPPSKSYPIRHFGPPMTHPSYPVSSFERYPSVPQHHRQPDHHEPGPDHHSDPDHHEPDQHKPEPDHHEEPDHQGPDHHQPESDLEPDHHQQPGPDQPDHPYHTDHSELEPVAEETAPPAGSQEIDGQALDTVGSESAERLDRMEEDMRHLSRGLETLSGTVNGLEDSLRASLREDASRMLSALLSASPGPVPALSSSPHSIVGFADIPGGNPDAEGLDGGLDGGQAFPGLGELTGRVEELRAELQAKAAELEELRGTVIKHDGTLKKMSGGMASLTGTPLRDTQKAMEDLVDVKLGGARTEIIDGFEKRVESAESRCEENAGEVRRQCHREQQERQEQMEQALEGSATGLRKELGHVQAQIQGHDLTEGCCGTVTGLAERVHMLEQSVAVLNQSQEHLRVELGGHKAHVEGMLEGRLGYVEAKLNLTGSGKVKGGRSGSSGSGGVQGSSLEGEMGPGGLEAHLEGKLKALEGRLLTAVEELGNATAPALIEGHVVPTLETKLESLRRRLELDVDSVQKQLRGLELLCMSSSQPIHQGVTATLNTHVVEEDKKGGGELKGLLDVQADRLNSVNLTLQSLLTRLSQREDHREGEGSSVQGEIMLLKFNVRSVNRILKGLKESVVSVVQDVGHANTTWQEREERLAQQVKGVVQLVGRQASMLGAGERRLTRLKGELQELRRRLAGEVKGCRSTALGVQKEVVEVGGRLASMEGQCKGFSHLAEDLERIRAELERQSDVYLSQVNGTLTNHAHQLSELRQELRNCTSKAEPTQQSLFLVEPEQLRGDQ, from the exons ATGCACATTGTGGTGGCATTACATCCCATTCTCCTCCTGTCAGTCACTCTGTCACTGGCTGATGCCAAATCCTACAGACCCCACCAGTCCAACCTCTACAAAGCTGGACCCAATCCTCACCACCTTGTCCATGGGAAGCCCACCAGCAGGCACAA AAACCACTGTGCCTATGTGGTTGAGAAGACTATGTCATTCACCATGCAGAATGGTGTAACACCCTATGTCAAGGCTGAGTACAACAAGTGTGCCTGGGGTCAGAAGTGTTCAACCCTCAT GTACCGTCTGATGTACAAGCCAGTCTATAAAGTTGCCCATAAGACTCTCACTGAGCTGGAATGGCGTTGCTGTCCAGGCTACTCTGGCTATGGCTGCATGGAGGGACCCCCAGCCTACAACCACCCAATTAAGGCGATGCCTCCATTCAAGGGCTCACCATTCAAGGGCCCACCCATTAAAGGAAATCCCTGGAGTCAGACCAAGGGCCCTCCTCCCATGAAATCTTACCCAATGCTTGCCAAGGACCCTCCCATGAAGGGACCTCCTCCTATGAAGTCTTACCCCATGAAAGCAAAAGGTCCTCCTCCCAGCAAGTCCTACCCTATACGTCACTTTGGGCCTCCTATGACCCACCCCTCCTACCCAGTGTCCTCCTTTGAGCGTTACCCTTCTGTGCCACAGCACCACCGACAGCCAGACCACCACGAGCCTGGACCAGACCATCACTCAGATCCAGATCACCACGAGCCAGACCAACATAAACCTGAACCAGACCACCATGAGGAACCAGACCACCAGGGGCCAGACCACCACCAACCTGAATCTGATCTAGAGCCAGACCATCACCAGCAACCTGGACCAGACCAACCTGATCACCCATACCACACAGATCACTCAGAGCTGGAGCCCGTTGCTGAAGAAACAGCCCCCCCTGCTGGCAGCCAAGAAATCGATG GCCAGGCTCTAGACACGGTGGGCAGTGAGTCTGCAGAGCGTCTGGATCGGATGGAGGAGGACATGCGGCATCTATCCCGGGGTCTGGAGACTCTTAGTGGGACAGTGAACGGTCTGGAGGACAGCCTGCGTGCCTCACTACGTGAGGATGCCAGCAGGATGCTCTCCGCCCTTCTGTCTGCATCACCAGGCCCTGTCCCcgctctgtcctcctccccccaCTCCATTGTAGGCTTTGCAGACATCCCAGGAGGGAACCCTGATGCAGAGGGCCTGGATGGGGGCCTGGATGGGGGCCAGGCGTTCCCAGGGCTGGGCGAGCTGACGGGAAGGGTGGAGGAGCTCCGGGCTGAGCTGCAGGCAAAGGCCGCTGAGCTCGAGGAGCTGAGAGGCACGGTTATCAAGCACGACGGCACACTGAAGAAGATGTCAGGAGGGATGGCTAGCTTAACAGGGACCCCATTGAGAGACACCCAGAAGGCCATGGAGGATCTAGTGGACGTCAAGTTGGGTGGGGCCCGGACAGAGATCATCGATGGGTTTGAGAAGCGCGTGGAGAGTGCTGAGAGCCGCTGTGAAGAGAATGCCGGGGAGGTGAGGCGGCAGTGCCACAGAGAGCAGCAGGAGAGGCAGGAACAGATGGAGCAGGCCCTGGAGGGCAGCGCAACGGGACTGAGGAAGGAGCTGGGACATGTGCAGGCTCAGATTCAGGGACATGACCTGACAGAGGGATGCTGTGGTACAGTCACTGGCCTGGCTGAGAGGGTGCATATGCTGGaacagtcagtggcagtcctcaACCAGTCCCAGGAGCACTTGAGGGTGGAGTTGGGTGGGCACAAGGCCCATGTAGAGGGCATGCTGGAGGGCCGTCTGGGGTATGTGGAGGCTAAGCTCAACCTGACAGGGAGTGGAAAGGTCAAGGGTGGCAGAAGTGGGAGCAGTGGTAGTGGCGGGGTCCAGGGTAGCAGcttagagggagagatgggtccAGGTGGCCTGGAGGCCCATCTGGAGGGGAAGCTGAAGGCTCTGGAGGGTCGTCTTCTGACGGCTGTGGAGGAGCTGGGGAACGCTACAGCCCCTGCCCTGATTGAGGGCCACGTCGTGCCCACGCTGGAGACAAAGCTGGAGTCCCTCAGGAGAAGGCTGGAGCTGGATGTGGACAGTGTGCAGAAACAGCTGCGTGGCTTGGAACTCCTCTGCATGTCCTCCTCTCAGCCCATCCACCAGGGAGTCACAGCCACATTGAACACTCATGTGGTGGAGGAGGacaagaaaggaggaggagagttgAAGGGTCTCCTGGATGTGCAGGCTGACCGTCTGAACAGTGTTAATCTCACCCTGCAGAGCCTCCTGACCAGACTGTCCCAGAGGGAAGACCaccgggagggagaggggagctcAGTCCAGGGTGAAATCATGCTGCTTAAATTCAACGTCCGCTCCGTGAACCGCATCTTGAAGGGCCTGAAGGAGTCTGTAGTGTCAGTGGTCCAGGATGTGGGGCACGCCAACACCACATGGCAGGAGCGGGAGGAGCGCCTGGCCCAGCAGGTGAAGGGCGTGGTGCAGCTGGTGGGGCGCCAGGCCTCCATGCTGGGGGCGGGAGAGAGGAGGCTGACCCGGCTTAAAGGAGAGCTCCAGGAGCTGAGGAGGCGGCTGGCTGGGGAGGTAAAGGGCTGCCGCTCCACTGCTCTGGGAGTCCagaaggaggtggtggaggtggggggGCGCTTGGCCAGCATGGAGGGCCAGTGTAAAGGCTTCAGTCACTTGGCCGAGGATCTGGAGAGGATCAGGGCAGAGCTGGAGAGGCAGTCAGATGTGTACCTCTCCCAGGTCAACGGCACCCTCACTAATCACGCTCACCAACTGTCTGAGCTAAGACAGGAACTCAGGAACTGCACGTCGAAGGCAGAGCCCACCCAGCAGAGCCTATTCCTCGTAGAGCCAGAACAGTTAAGAGGAGACCAGTAA